Proteins from a single region of Catenulispora acidiphila DSM 44928:
- a CDS encoding AfsR/SARP family transcriptional regulator produces the protein MKFGVLGPVRAGGGQEVPALTPMVRSLLAVLLVEAGRPVSEARLTEALWGGSPPQTSKAALQNHVLGLRRALGVDEAARVRRTYDGYLIEVEAGELDLREFEQLSGEGSEDLVAGRWQAAADALTGALALWRGDPLADALPATRDAVDVGRIHEARLQTVEQLARARLELGHYDRVIGEIEPLLREHPWREAMHGQLMHALHGAGRQAEALTVYQRLRTGLVTELGVEPSAGLADLHRRILAGDPALIRTITPAGATQGPSRVIGAPDAGQSGHSRESGESDHTAHTAQGSGADSAHGADHRRPQNPDPRAADAANPVTPANAVIPRQLPAKISHFTGRTAALAVLEEFLAAAGEGDQPLIALVGTAGVGKTALAVHWAHRIAYRYPDGCLYVNLRGFDPSQEPVTPEQAIRGFLQALGLPRQELPALFADQVGRYRSLAAERRLLIVLDNARDAEQVRELLPGNPACLTLVTSRDRLTGLVAVDGARPLRLDTLPADEAFDLLARRLGGRHAAEEPDAIREIAELCARLPLALNIAAARIATNPHLPIEMFVQELREAGATLRTLDAGDRAASVRTVFSWSYRQLGGPAARLFRLLGVHPGPDLGLSVCSALTARPRAATLATLEELTGLHLLDQHAPGRYVQHDLLRVFAGELGQAVDGRDASRDAELLTLDHYLHSAFAAERLLQPARPPIALAPPHAGSAPLDFADLAEALRWYDAEYPVLLAAARRAGAVPDPHAWQLPWSMVTYLDRAGLWHDLTETLTGSLAALRRIGDIPNLVAAHMCLAQVLGHRLNEAEAAETHFQAALDLDRETDDATTEVRVMANLMTLRGRQGRWAESVVFGLRALKLLREKGETTVLLPTVLNKVGWSHVHLGRYEEALACSTEALELFRETGFRIGQADALDTLGLARHRLGDTAGAVACYEAAEAVFIEVGERFLLAETLMRLGDVHLTDHAEAAAREVWTRSLAILSDIGHPTAEQVEERLRSLDR, from the coding sequence ATGAAGTTCGGGGTGCTGGGACCGGTGAGGGCCGGCGGCGGCCAAGAGGTCCCGGCGCTGACGCCGATGGTTCGGAGTCTGCTGGCCGTGTTGTTGGTGGAGGCCGGACGGCCGGTGTCCGAAGCCCGGCTGACCGAGGCGTTGTGGGGCGGCAGTCCGCCGCAGACGTCGAAAGCCGCCCTCCAGAACCATGTGCTCGGCTTGCGGCGCGCGCTCGGTGTGGACGAAGCCGCGCGCGTCCGCAGAACCTACGACGGCTACCTGATCGAGGTCGAGGCCGGCGAACTGGACCTGCGGGAGTTCGAGCAGCTCTCCGGCGAGGGATCCGAGGACCTCGTGGCGGGCCGATGGCAGGCGGCGGCTGACGCCCTGACCGGGGCGTTGGCGCTCTGGCGCGGCGATCCGCTCGCCGACGCGCTCCCCGCGACGCGGGACGCGGTGGACGTCGGCCGGATCCACGAGGCCCGGCTTCAGACCGTCGAGCAGCTGGCCCGGGCCCGACTCGAACTCGGACACTACGACCGGGTCATCGGCGAGATCGAGCCGCTGCTGCGGGAGCATCCCTGGCGGGAGGCCATGCACGGGCAGCTGATGCACGCGCTGCACGGCGCCGGACGGCAAGCCGAAGCGCTCACCGTCTACCAGCGGCTGCGCACCGGCCTGGTCACCGAACTCGGCGTCGAGCCCTCGGCCGGGCTGGCGGACCTGCACCGGCGGATCCTGGCCGGCGATCCCGCGCTGATCAGGACGATCACGCCGGCCGGCGCTACTCAGGGTCCCAGTCGCGTCATCGGCGCGCCTGACGCCGGTCAGTCCGGTCACTCCCGTGAGTCCGGTGAGTCCGACCACACAGCCCACACAGCCCAAGGCTCCGGCGCGGATTCCGCCCACGGCGCCGACCACCGCCGGCCGCAGAACCCTGATCCGCGCGCCGCCGACGCCGCCAACCCCGTCACCCCCGCCAACGCCGTCATACCCCGCCAACTGCCGGCGAAGATCAGCCACTTCACCGGACGCACCGCCGCCCTGGCGGTGCTGGAGGAGTTCCTCGCGGCGGCGGGCGAGGGCGACCAGCCGCTGATCGCGCTCGTCGGCACCGCCGGCGTGGGCAAGACGGCGCTGGCGGTGCACTGGGCCCACCGGATCGCCTACCGATACCCGGACGGCTGCCTTTATGTGAACCTGCGCGGCTTCGACCCCTCACAGGAGCCTGTGACCCCCGAGCAGGCGATCCGCGGCTTCCTCCAAGCCCTCGGGCTGCCCCGGCAGGAGCTGCCGGCCCTGTTCGCCGACCAGGTCGGCCGCTACCGCAGCCTCGCCGCCGAGCGCCGGCTCCTGATCGTGCTGGACAACGCCCGCGACGCCGAGCAGGTGCGCGAGCTGCTGCCCGGCAATCCGGCGTGCCTGACGCTGGTCACCAGCCGCGACCGGCTCACCGGGCTGGTCGCCGTCGACGGCGCCCGGCCGCTCCGGCTCGACACGCTGCCCGCCGACGAGGCGTTCGACCTGCTGGCCCGCCGGCTCGGCGGGCGGCACGCGGCCGAGGAGCCGGACGCGATCCGGGAGATCGCAGAGCTCTGCGCGCGGCTCCCCCTCGCCCTGAACATCGCCGCCGCCCGGATCGCCACGAACCCGCATCTGCCGATCGAGATGTTCGTCCAGGAGCTGCGCGAGGCCGGCGCCACACTGAGGACCCTGGACGCCGGCGACCGGGCGGCCAGCGTCCGGACCGTCTTCTCCTGGTCCTACCGGCAGCTCGGCGGGCCCGCGGCCCGGCTGTTCCGGCTGCTGGGCGTACATCCGGGCCCTGATCTGGGCCTGTCGGTCTGCTCGGCGCTGACGGCCCGGCCGCGCGCCGCGACGCTGGCCACCCTGGAGGAGCTCACCGGCCTGCACCTGCTCGACCAGCACGCGCCGGGCCGGTACGTCCAACACGACCTGCTGCGGGTCTTCGCCGGCGAACTCGGGCAGGCGGTGGACGGCCGGGACGCCAGCCGCGACGCCGAGCTGCTCACCCTCGACCACTACCTGCACAGCGCCTTCGCCGCCGAACGCCTGCTCCAGCCGGCCCGGCCGCCGATCGCGCTCGCGCCGCCGCACGCCGGCTCCGCGCCCCTGGACTTCGCCGACCTGGCCGAGGCGCTGCGCTGGTACGACGCGGAGTACCCGGTGCTGCTGGCCGCCGCGCGGCGGGCCGGCGCCGTCCCGGACCCGCACGCCTGGCAGCTGCCCTGGTCGATGGTCACCTACCTCGACCGGGCCGGGTTGTGGCACGACCTCACCGAGACGCTGACCGGGTCGCTGGCGGCACTGCGGCGGATCGGCGACATCCCGAACCTCGTCGCCGCCCACATGTGCCTGGCACAGGTCCTGGGCCACAGGCTCAACGAGGCTGAGGCCGCGGAGACCCACTTCCAGGCGGCCCTGGACCTCGACCGCGAGACCGACGACGCCACCACCGAGGTGAGGGTCATGGCGAATCTCATGACCCTGCGAGGAAGGCAAGGACGCTGGGCGGAGTCGGTGGTCTTCGGACTGCGGGCTCTGAAGCTCCTGCGCGAGAAGGGAGAGACCACTGTCCTCCTGCCGACCGTCCTCAACAAGGTGGGCTGGAGCCACGTCCACCTCGGCCGGTACGAGGAGGCGCTCGCCTGCTCCACCGAAGCGCTCGAGTTGTTCCGGGAGACCGGATTCCGCATCGGCCAGGCCGACGCCCTGGACACCCTCGGCCTGGCCCGCCACCGGCTCGGCGACACCGCCGGCGCTGTGGCCTGCTACGAAGCGGCCGAGGCGGTCTTCATCGAGGTCGGCGAACGGTTCCTGCTCGCCGAGACGCTGATGCGCCTCGGCGACGTCCACCTCACCGACCACGCCGAGGCCGCCGCCCGCGAGGTCTGGACCCGGTCGCTGGCGATCCTCAGCGATATCGGCCATCCGACGGCCGAGCAGGTCGAGGAGCGGCTCCGGTCCCTGGACCGCTGA
- a CDS encoding SDR family NAD(P)-dependent oxidoreductase yields MTDTQQSTVLITGANKGLGHEAARRLGKLGWKVFLGSRDEVRGREAAEKLAADGIDVVLVPLDVTSEQSVTAAEELVRAHTDRLDVLINNAGAPGHAVHPAQATVTEVHAVYDTNVYGPIRVTHAFLPLLQAADHPRVVMVSSAGGAFSVVTDPKQPVSKMHELAYSSSKAALNMLTVRYAQAFPAIKFNAATPGEVVNHTFAATDMNNYMGQLTVTEGTDSIVALALLDPDGPTGTFTDRLGPIQW; encoded by the coding sequence ATGACCGACACACAGCAGTCCACAGTCCTGATCACCGGCGCCAACAAAGGCCTGGGCCACGAGGCCGCTCGTCGCCTGGGCAAGCTGGGATGGAAGGTTTTCCTCGGCTCACGGGACGAGGTTCGAGGCCGCGAGGCCGCCGAGAAACTGGCCGCCGACGGTATCGATGTCGTCCTGGTCCCGCTCGACGTCACCTCCGAGCAGTCGGTGACCGCTGCCGAGGAACTGGTCCGCGCGCACACCGATCGTCTGGATGTCCTGATCAACAACGCCGGCGCGCCCGGCCACGCGGTCCATCCCGCGCAGGCGACCGTCACCGAGGTCCATGCCGTCTACGACACCAACGTCTACGGCCCGATCCGCGTCACCCACGCCTTCCTGCCCCTGCTGCAAGCCGCCGACCACCCCCGCGTGGTGATGGTGTCCAGCGCCGGCGGGGCGTTCTCAGTGGTGACCGACCCAAAGCAGCCGGTCTCGAAGATGCACGAACTCGCCTACAGCTCCTCGAAGGCAGCGCTCAACATGCTGACCGTCCGCTACGCGCAAGCGTTCCCCGCCATCAAGTTCAACGCCGCCACCCCCGGGGAGGTCGTGAACCACACCTTCGCAGCCACCGACATGAACAACTACATGGGCCAGCTGACCGTGACCGAAGGCACCGACTCGATCGTGGCACTGGCCCTGCTGGACCCTGACGGCCCGACCGGAACCTTCACCGATCGGCTCGGTCCCATACAGTGGTGA